In Scatophagus argus isolate fScaArg1 chromosome 3, fScaArg1.pri, whole genome shotgun sequence, one genomic interval encodes:
- the si:ch211-220m17.5 gene encoding guanylin family protein encodes MKMTTLATIAVLVLALGWSSEAVQVEENGMSFSLEGVKRLQELTKSRDAIGQENPRLRASPMFICADPMLPQEFLPLCKQRGASASFTRLGAVPMDVCEICAFAACTGC; translated from the exons ATGAAGATGACCACACTAGCTACCATCGCTGTCCTCGTCCTGGCTCTCGGCTGGAGCTCTGAGGCCGTGCAGGTTGAA GAGAATGGTATGTCTTTCTCACTGGAAGGTGTGAAGAGGCTTCAGGAGCTGACAAAGAGCAGAGATGCTATAGGACAAGAAAACCCACGACTCAGGGCGAGCCCCATGTTCATCTGTGCTGACCCCATGCTCCCACAAGAGTTCCTGCCCCTCTGTAAGCAGAGAGGAGCATCTGCATCCTTCACCAGACTAG GTGCGGTTCCCATGGACGTCTGTGAGATCTGTGCCTTTGCTGCCTGTACTGGCTGCTAA
- the LOC124057163 gene encoding guanylate cyclase activator 2B-like, translating into MKVLSVVLVLVLCVCRGALGVQVKVGDKSFPLEAVKEMKELLDLDDNISPHLAETSIVAICENPLLPQIFQPVCQGKGAGIVFSNLVYIITPLDPCEICANPSCFGCLN; encoded by the exons ATGAAAGTGCTCAGCGTTGTCCTTGTTTTGGTGctatgtgtgtgcagaggagcTTTAGGTGTGCAGGTTAAG GTTGGAGACAAGAGCTTCCCCTTGGAGGCAGTGAAGGAGATGAAGGAGCTGTTGGATTTAGATGACAACATTAGCCCTCACCTTGCTGAGACGAGCATTGTAGCCATCTGCGAAAACCCTCTCCTGCCTCAGATCTTCCAGCCAGTGTGTCAGGGGAAGGGAGCAGGCATCGTTTTCTCCAACCTAG TGTATATTATCACGCCTTTGGATCCTTGTGAAATATGTGCCAACCCCTCTTGCTTTGGGTGTCTGAACTGA